A genomic segment from Chelonoidis abingdonii isolate Lonesome George chromosome 24, CheloAbing_2.0, whole genome shotgun sequence encodes:
- the PPP6C gene encoding serine/threonine-protein phosphatase 6 catalytic subunit has translation MAPLDLDKYVEIARLCKYLPENDLKRLCDYVCDLLLEESNVQPVSTPVTVCGDIHGQFYDLCELFRTGGQVPDTNYIFMGDFVDRGYYSLETFTYLLALKAKWPDRITLLRGNHESRQITQVYGFYDECQTKYGNANAWRYCTKVFDMLTVAALIDEQILCVHGGLSPDIKTLDQIRTIERNQEIPHKGAFCDLVWSDPEDVDTWAISPRGAGWLFGAKVTNEFVHINNLKLICRAHQLVHEGYKFMFDEKLVTVWSAPNYCYRCGNIASIMVFKDVNTREPKLFRAVPDSERVIPPRTTTPYFL, from the exons ATGGCGCCTCTGGACCTGGATAAGTACGTTGAGATTGCGCGGCTCTGCAAGTACCTGCCTGAGAACGACCTCAAG CGCTTATGTGATTATGTGTGTGACCTACTGCTGGAAGAGTCAAATGTGCAGCCAGTATCTACACCAGTTACAGTTTGTGGAGATATACATGGACAG TTTTATGACTTATGTGAACTGTTCAGAACCGGAGGTCAGGTTCCTGACACAAACTACATATTTATG GGTGACTTTGTAGACAGAGGTTACTATAGTCTTGAGACTTTTACCTACCTTCTTGCACTAAAAGCTAAATGGCCTGATCGTATCACACTCTTGCGAGGGAATCATGAGAGCAGGCAGATAACACAAGTATATGGATTTTATG ATGAGTGCCAAACCAAATACGGAAATGCAAATGCCTGGAGATACTGTACCAAAGTCTTTGATATGCTCACTGTAGCAGCT TTAATAGATGAGCAGATTCTCTGTGTACATGGTGGCCTATCTCCTGACATCAAGACACTGGATCAAATTCGAACCATTGAACGCAATCAAGAAATTCCTCACAAAGGAGCCTTCTGTGACCTTGTCTGGTCTGATCCAGAGGATGTTGATACCTGGGCAATTAGTCCCCGAGGAGCAGGCTGGCTGTTTGGTGCAAAGGTCACAAATGAG tttgTTCATATCAACAACTTAAAACTCATCTGCAGAGCACATCAGCTAGTGCATGAAGGCTATAAATTCATGTTTGATGAGAAGTTGGTAACAGTATGGTCTGCTCCAAATTACTGTTACCGTTGTGGAAATATTGCATCAATCATGGTCTTTAAAGATGTAAATACAAGAGAACCAAAGTTATTCCGTGCAGTTCCAGACTCAGAACGTGTAATTCCTCCTAGAACAACTACACCATATTTCCTTTGA
- the RABEPK gene encoding rab9 effector protein with kelch motifs isoform X1, translating to MRPKLLPVLEPGAVPQRATWYTLVPLGESPSARVGHNCLYLPPALTTGKGKVVIVGGADPNGSFSDAHIIDLDRHQWAMPGWVGLLPRYEHATFISTSSPTSLWVFGGADQSGNRNCVQVLNLETGIWESPKLIGTPPLPRTFHTSSAAIGDQLYVLGGGDKGAEPVKDPQLHMFDTATLTWSQPEAHGNPPSPRHGHVVVAVGTKLFIHGGLSGDKFYNDLFCIDTIDMRWEKLPAAGDVPGGRAAHSAAAFGDHLYIFGGMDPTGALDTMYKYHIEKQQWTLLEFDSPLPPGRLDHSMCIIPWQVSVNVKNRDSDAVASRNTIGKEATETVSDEDDSDQKKQIGKGCTEDKLMYLFLIFGGMDTQGKIHRDCIVNLIK from the exons ATGAGGCCGAAGCTGCTGCCGGTTCTGGAACCTGGAGCTGTCCCCCAAAGGGCCACATG GTACACACTTGTCCCCCTTGGAGAAAGCCCTAGCGCACGCGTTGGCCATAACTGCTTATATTTGCCTCCAGCCCTAACGACTGGGAAAGGCAAAGTGGTCATTGTCGGGGGAGCAGATCCCAATGGCAGTTTCTCCGATGCCCACATCATAGATCTGG ATAGACACCAGTGGGCAATGCCTGGTTGGGTGGGCCTGTTGCCTCGATATGAACATGCCACCTTCATTTCCACAAGCAGCCCCACTAGCCTCTGGGTGTTTGGAGGGGCTGACCAGTCTGGAAATAGAAACTGTGTTCAAGTGCTGAATCTAG AAACAGGAATCTGGGAAAGTCCTAAACTGATTGGGACTCCACCACTCCCTAGGACATTCCACACGTCATCAGCGGCTATAGGAGACCAGCTTTATGTACTTGGAGGGGGAGATAAAGGAGCAGAGCCCGTTAAAGATCCACAACTTCACATGTTTGACACAG CCACTTTGACTTGGTCGCAGCCAGAAGCACATGGTAATCCTCCCTCACCTCGGCATGGCCATGTGGTGGTTGCGGTTGGGACCAAGCTTTTCATACATGGTGGGTTATCTGGTGATAAATTTTACAATGATCTGTTCTGCATTGATACAA TTGATATGAGATGGGAAAAGTTACCAGCTGCTGGTGATGTCCCAGGAGGACGGGCagcccactcagctgctgcctttgGAGACCATCTGTACATTTTTGGTGGAATGGACCCAACTGGGGCACTGGATACAATGTATAAATATCACATAG AAAAGCAACAATGGACACTATTAGAATTTGATTCTCCTTTGCCCCCTGGAAGGTTGGACCATTCCATGTGCATCATTCCATGGCAAGTATCTGTCAATGTTAAGAACAGAGATTCAGATGCTGTagccagcagaaatacaattggGAAGGAAGCAACTGAAACAGTCAGTGATGAGGACGACTCTGATCAgaaaaaacaaataggaaaagGCTGCACAGAAGACAAAttgatgtatttgtttttaatatttggtGGGATGGATACTCAAGGGAAGATTCACAGGGACTGTATTGTGAATCTGATTAAGTAA
- the RABEPK gene encoding rab9 effector protein with kelch motifs isoform X2 yields MRPKLLPVLEPGAVPQRATWYTLVPLGESPSARVGHNCLYLPPALTTGKGKVVIVGGADPNGSFSDAHIIDLETGIWESPKLIGTPPLPRTFHTSSAAIGDQLYVLGGGDKGAEPVKDPQLHMFDTATLTWSQPEAHGNPPSPRHGHVVVAVGTKLFIHGGLSGDKFYNDLFCIDTIDMRWEKLPAAGDVPGGRAAHSAAAFGDHLYIFGGMDPTGALDTMYKYHIEKQQWTLLEFDSPLPPGRLDHSMCIIPWQVSVNVKNRDSDAVASRNTIGKEATETVSDEDDSDQKKQIGKGCTEDKLMYLFLIFGGMDTQGKIHRDCIVNLIK; encoded by the exons ATGAGGCCGAAGCTGCTGCCGGTTCTGGAACCTGGAGCTGTCCCCCAAAGGGCCACATG GTACACACTTGTCCCCCTTGGAGAAAGCCCTAGCGCACGCGTTGGCCATAACTGCTTATATTTGCCTCCAGCCCTAACGACTGGGAAAGGCAAAGTGGTCATTGTCGGGGGAGCAGATCCCAATGGCAGTTTCTCCGATGCCCACATCATAGATCTGG AAACAGGAATCTGGGAAAGTCCTAAACTGATTGGGACTCCACCACTCCCTAGGACATTCCACACGTCATCAGCGGCTATAGGAGACCAGCTTTATGTACTTGGAGGGGGAGATAAAGGAGCAGAGCCCGTTAAAGATCCACAACTTCACATGTTTGACACAG CCACTTTGACTTGGTCGCAGCCAGAAGCACATGGTAATCCTCCCTCACCTCGGCATGGCCATGTGGTGGTTGCGGTTGGGACCAAGCTTTTCATACATGGTGGGTTATCTGGTGATAAATTTTACAATGATCTGTTCTGCATTGATACAA TTGATATGAGATGGGAAAAGTTACCAGCTGCTGGTGATGTCCCAGGAGGACGGGCagcccactcagctgctgcctttgGAGACCATCTGTACATTTTTGGTGGAATGGACCCAACTGGGGCACTGGATACAATGTATAAATATCACATAG AAAAGCAACAATGGACACTATTAGAATTTGATTCTCCTTTGCCCCCTGGAAGGTTGGACCATTCCATGTGCATCATTCCATGGCAAGTATCTGTCAATGTTAAGAACAGAGATTCAGATGCTGTagccagcagaaatacaattggGAAGGAAGCAACTGAAACAGTCAGTGATGAGGACGACTCTGATCAgaaaaaacaaataggaaaagGCTGCACAGAAGACAAAttgatgtatttgtttttaatatttggtGGGATGGATACTCAAGGGAAGATTCACAGGGACTGTATTGTGAATCTGATTAAGTAA
- the HSPA5 gene encoding endoplasmic reticulum chaperone BiP produces the protein MMTEGCDAIRHCGELDLRQSRVASLVGANQWKGSSAGSATNSWPTRSREGDYIRVGGRGDLGIAAAVARGAGLCEVMGPGGSMRRALLVLALLAGSVRGEEEEKKEDVGTVVGIDLGTTYSCVGVFKNGRVEIIANDQGNRITPSYVAFTPEGERLIGDAAKNQLTSNPENTVFDAKRLIGRTWNDPSVQQDIKYLPFKVLEKKTKPYIQVDVGGGQTKTFAPEEISAMVLTKMKETAEAYLGKKVTHAVVTVPAYFNDAQRQATKDAGTIAGLNVMRIINEPTAAAIAYGLDKREGEKNILVFDLGGGTFDVSLLTIDNGVFEVVATNGDTHLGGEDFDQRVMEHFIKLYKKKTGKDVRKDNRSVQKLRREVEKAKRALSSQHQARIEIESFFEGEDFSETLTRAKFEELNMDLFRSTMKPVQKVLEDSDLKKSDIDEIVLVGGSTRIPKIQQLVKEFFNGKEPSRGINPDEAVAYGAAVQAGVLSGDQDTGDLVLLDVCPLTLGIETVGGVMTKLIPRNTVVPTKKSQIFSTASDNQPTVTIKVYEGERPLTKDNHLLGTFDLTGIPPAPRGVPQIEVTFEIDVNGILRVTAEDKGTGNKNKITITNDQNRLTPEEIERMVNDAEKFAEEDKKLKERIDTRNELESYAYSLKNQIGDKEKLGGKLSSEDKETIEKAVEEKIEWLESHQDAEIEDFKAKKKELEEVVQPIVSKLYGSAGPPPEEEAGEKDEL, from the exons ATGATGACGGAGGGGTGCGACGCCATACGTCATTGCGGAGAGCTTGATCTTCGCCAATCAAGAGTGGCCAGCTTAGTCGGCGCCAACCAATGGAAAGGTTCCAGCGCGGGTTCCGCAACCAATAGCTGGCCTACACGAAGCCGTGAGGGAGACTATATAAGGGTAGGCGGCCGGGGCGACTTGGGTATAGCGGCGGCAGTAGCAAGGGGAGCGGGTCTGTGCGAGGTGATG GGTCCCGGCGGCAGCATGAGGCGGGCGCTGCTGGTGCTGGCGCTGCTGGCGGGCAGTGTGCGcggcgaggaggaggagaagaaggaggacGTGGGCACCGTGGTGGGCATCGACTTGGGAACCACGTACTCATG CGTCGGCGTTTTTAAGAACGGCCGCGTGGAGATCATCGCGAATGACCAGGGCAACCGGATCACGCCGTCCTACGTGGCGTTCACCCCCGAAGGGGAGCGGCTCATAGGCGACGCCGCGAAGAACCAGCTCACCTCGAACCCCGAGAACACGGTGTTTGATGCCAAACGGCTGATTGGCCGCACGTGGAACGATCCCTCCGTGCAGCAGGATATCAAATACCTGCCTTTCAAG GTTCTTGAAAAGAAGACCAAGCCATATATACAAGTTGATGTTGGTGGTGGACAGACAAAGACCTTTGCTCCAGAAGAAATTTCTGCTATGGTTTTGACAAAGATGAAGGAAACTGCTGAGGCATACTTAGGAAAGAAG GTTACCCATGCTGTTGTCACTGTCCCAGCTTATTTCAATGATGCTCAGCGTCAAGCTACAAAGGATGCTGGTACCATTGCTGGACTGAATGTAATGAGAATAATCAATGAGCC TACTGCTGCTGCCATTGCTTATGGACTGGATAAGCGGGAGGGTGAGAAGAACATCCTTGTATTTGATCTAGGTGGTGGAACCTTTGATGTCTCCCTCCTCACAATTGATAATGGTGTCTTTGAAGTAGTGGCTACAAATGGAGATACTCACTTGGGTGGAGAGGACTTTGACCAACGTGTTATGGAACACTTTATCAAGTTATACaagaagaaaactggaaaagatgtTAGGAAGGACAACAGATCTGTACAGAAGCTACGTCGGGAAGTAGAGAAAGCAAAGCGAGCTTTGTCCTCTCAGCATCAGGCTAGAATTGAAATAGAGTCCTTCTTTGAAGGAGAGGACTTCTCTGAGACACTGACTCGGGCAAAGTTTGAAGAACTGAATATG GATCTGTTCCGTTCCACCATGAAGCCTGTGCAGAAAGTTCTAGAAGATTCTGACCTGAAGAAATCTGACATTGATGAGATTGTACTTGTGGGTGGCTCTACTCGAATCCCCAAGATACAACAGCTTGTTAAAGAGTTCTTCAATGGCAAAGAGCCTTCACGTGGCATCAATCCAGATGAGGCTGTTGCTTATGGTGCTGCTGTTCAGGCTGGTGTCCTTTCGGGTGACCAGGATACTG GTGACCTGGTGCTACTTGATGTGTGTCCTCTGACACTTGGCATTGAAACTGTTGGGGGTGTTATGACCAAGCTCATCCCAAGAAATACTGTTGTCCCCACCAAGAAATCACAGATTTTCTCCACAGCTTCTGATAACCAGCCAACTGTAACAATCAAGGTCTATGAAG GTGAACGTCCTCTCACCAAGGATAACCATCTCCTGGGTACTTTTGACTTGACTGGAATCCCTCCTGCTCCTCGTGGCGTCCCACAGATCGAAGTTACCTTTGAGATAGATGTGAATGGAATCCTCCGTGTTACAGCGGAAGACAAGGGCACCGGAAATAAAAACAAGATCACAATTACCAATGACCAGAACCGTCTGACACCAGAGGAGATTGAGAGGATGGTTAATGATGCTGAGAAGtttgcagaggaagacaaaaagcTTAAAGAACGTATTGATACCAGAAATGAGTTGGAAAGCTATGCTTATTCCCTGAAGAATCAGATTGGGGACAAAGAGAAACTAGGTGGCAAACTCTCATCTGAAGACAAGGAAACAATAGAGAAGGCAGTAGAGGAAAAGATTGAATGGCTTGAAAGCCACCAAGATGCTGAAATTGAAGATTTCAAAGCTaaaaagaaggaactggaggaggtTGTCCAGCCAATTGTTAGCAAGCTTTATGGAAGTGCGGGACCTCCCCCTGAAGAGGAAGCAGGAGAGAAGGATGAATTGTAA